One Beggiatoa leptomitoformis DNA segment encodes these proteins:
- a CDS encoding IS1 family transposase (programmed frameshift) — MLTCPSCKATHIVKYGKTRTGTQNYKCRECGRRFVEQPTKKYISQETWAQVDKLLKEKLSLRGIARVTGISGTWLQHYVNGLYAQQRLEQAVKKKGQLRLECDEMWSFVGQRRQKVWVWLALDRDSREVVGIAFGKRDAEGAQALWDSLPAVYRQCAVCYTDFWEAYQKVLPSKRHKAVGKETGLTNHIERFNNTLRQRVSRLVRKTLSFSKKIENHIGATIFFINDYNKSLLL; from the exons ATGCTAACCTGCCCAAGCTGTAAAGCGACACACATCGTGAAATACGGAAAAACCCGCACAGGGACACAAAACTACAAATGTCGCGAATGCGGACGGAGATTTGTAGAACAACCCACCAAGAAATACATAAGCCAAGAGACGTGGGCACAGGTGGACAAGCTATTAAAAGAAAAACTCTCGTTAAGAGGAATAGCCCGTGTTACGGGAATCTCAGGCACATGGCTACAACATTATGTCAATGGTTTGTATGCGCAACAAAGACTAGAACAAGCGGTTAAAA AAAAAGGACAGTTGCGCTTAGAATGCGATGAGATGTGGTCATTTGTTGGGCAGCGTCGCCAGAAAGTGTGGGTATGGTTAGCGTTAGATAGAGACTCACGAGAGGTTGTCGGGATTGCCTTTGGAAAGCGAGATGCGGAGGGAGCGCAAGCACTCTGGGACTCACTCCCAGCGGTATATCGGCAATGTGCAGTCTGTTACACCGACTTCTGGGAAGCGTACCAGAAAGTTCTACCGAGTAAACGGCATAAAGCGGTAGGGAAGGAGACGGGGCTGACCAATCATATAGAGCGATTTAATAATACGTTAAGACAGCGTGTCAGTCGTTTAGTGAGGAAAACCTTATCTTTCTCCAAGAAGATAGAAAATCACATCGGGGCTACTATTTTTTTCATTAATGATTATAACAAATCACTGCTTCTTTAG